Proteins from a single region of Theileria parva strain Muguga chromosome 1, complete sequence, whole genome shotgun sequence:
- a CDS encoding Ribosomal protein L10 family protein — protein MCKIFSLGWLIFLILLKFSKCFILQRDLTFHSSAVNTICYRDIMTNRTPKHKNSFRPGKVQLVKTLKQHLADSKIVVQFRLTRLNHRLRSYIKENLLKHFEPRDGKLPYKMQLIKNTIMLRAVEGTEFEPLSSSLEKTNLYFFIYDDTIFPKFMSVVNGMRRASKIVKWRFEPHFGCFDHTLVDGNRLRCLSALPEKKELCSRIPHLLRMPLYKLINSVNVGQSLVNSLDQLQSKLNTNQSNN, from the coding sequence atgtgtaaaatattttcttTGGGATGgctaatttttttaattttgttaaagtTTTCAAAATGTTTCATTTTACAGCGGGATTTAACATTTCACAGCTCTGCGGTGAACACGATTTGTTACAGAGATATCATGACGAATCGTACTCCGAAGCATAAAAACTCCTTCCGCCCGGGTAAAGTCCAACTTGTAAAAACCCTAAAACAACATCTCGCGGATTCAAAAATCGTGGTACAGTTCAGATTAACACGTTTGAATCACAGACTAAGATCTTACATTAAGGAAAATTTACTGAAACACTTTGAACCGAGGGACGGTAAACTACCGTACAAAATGCAACTGATAAAAAACACAATAATGTTAAGAGCTGTGGAAGGAACTGAGTTCGAACCCTTGAGTTCCAGCCTAGAAAAGACTAACTTGTACTTTTTCATATACGACGATACTATTTTCCCCAAGTTCATGTCCGTGGTTAACGGTATGAGACGCGCTtctaaaattgttaaatggCGTTTTGAACCTCATTTCGGCTGTTTTGACCATACGCTAGTTGACGGGAATAGGCTAAGATGTCTAAGCGCACTCCCTGAGAAGAAGGAATTGTGCTCTAGAATTCCTCATCTGCTGAGAATGCCATTGTATAAACTTATTAACTCTGTAAACGTCGGTCAATCTCTTGTTAATTCACTAGATCAACTACAGTCCAAGTTAAACACAAATCAatctaataattaa
- the dnaJ gene encoding DnaJ domain protein: MFAKFIFSLQSSKLFTHTITKRLFSTANTRNNLHSNLHSSTHNGINSGINNSFHSGIYDSELPLRLKTGKITYYDVLQVPANASQSDIKKAFTRLAKEYHPDMNKNKDTRAIFLCIKESHDTLTNHNKRILYNQSLNKSADSVRSKILRRPSGTGNTINLLLVGMDSARWERYERYTKGERNDSLEDPHTWIKIIGSIVVSCITVSIGCLIFGHILTQFPSSSVDDVYDVGSVRDERMVDAYYNPITERWERIIAPFAPPNPEVLISHYQLDTSELKIPQKLTTLRMPLRLTTRPTILYDKNKQKPVLIQS, translated from the exons atgttcgcaaagtttattttttcccTTCAGAGTTCCAAACTTTTTACTCACACAATTACTAAACGCCTTTTCTCCACTGCTAACACTCGGAATAATCTTCACAGTAATCTTCACAGTAGTACTCACAATGGTATAAACAGTGGTATAAACAATAGTTTTCACAGTGGTATATACGATAGTGAGCTCCCTTTGAGGTTGAAAACGGGTAAAATTACCTACTACGACGTTTTACAAGTTCCCGCAAACGCATCCCAAAGTGATATCAAAAAG GCGTTTACGAGATTGGCGAAGGAGTATCACCCGGACATGAACAAGAACAAAGATACGAGGGCAATTTTCCTATGCATTAAAGAGTCACACGATACACTAACCAATCACAACAAACGCATTCTCTACAATCAATCTCTCAA TAAATCTGCTGACAGTGTTCGCTCTAAAATCTTACGTAGACCCTCAGGAACAGGTAACACAatcaatttattacttGTAGGAATGGATTCTGCCCGCTGGGAGCGTTATGAACGATATACTAAAGGGGAAAGAAATGATTCTCTGGAAGACCCACACACCTGGATCAAAATT ATCGGATCCATAGTTGTTTCCTGCATCACCGTTTCCATTGGATGTCTCATCTTCGGACATATTCTCACACAGTTTCCCTCCTCCAG TGTGGACGACGTGTATGATGTGGGATCGGTGCGGGATGAGCGTATGGTGGATGCGTATTATAATCCGATAACTGAGCGTTGGGAGCGGATCATAGCGCCATTTGCGCCTCCGAATCCCGAGGTGCTAATCTCACACTACCAACTTGACACCTCAGAACTGAAGATACCACAGAAACTCACCACTCTACGG ATGCCACTGAGACTTACAACAAGACCCACAATACTTTAcgataaaaataaacaaaaacCTGTCCTCATACAATCCTAA
- a CDS encoding ELM2 domain protein, with product METKRQWMQSFDGRIRVGPEYQAMIPPFCKNYQSHQNDINPKDTQEPKPPLTQSHSDPLQSHQSFTESYQPFTQSYEPFTESYEQLTESLHQCEEYENVDLEDQCDISSHIKFVSEEELGRFESDTKSLEHYNSDKEF from the coding sequence ATGGAGACGAAGAGGCAGTGGATGCAGTCGTTTGATGGTAGGATCCGTGTGGGTCCGGAGTACCAGGCCATGATTCCGCCCTTTTGCAAAAACTACCAATCGCACCAAAACGACATTAACCCCAAAGACACACAAGAACCAAAACCCCCACTCACTCAATCACACTCTGATCCTCTTCAATCCCATCAATCTTTCACTGAGTCTTACCAACCATTTACACAATCTTATGAACCATTTACGGAATCCTATGAACAATTGACCGAGTCATTACATCAGTGTGAAGAGTATGAAAATGTGGATTTGGAGGATCAGTGTGATATATCGAGTCATATAAAGTTTGTGTCGGAGGAGGAGTTGGGCCGATTTGAGTCGGACACGAAATCTTTAGAACACTACAACTCTGATAAAGAATTTTAA
- the USP5 gene encoding Ubiquitin carboxyl-terminal hydrolase family protein, with the protein MSERSIEFDGLCSDLGLLIPDSSTVVHKSECLYSIDTEYSLGGIYVNLLTYQSFGKDLLKFDPIYPNAIYLNIVKRLIPCQQEPDLNEFNTTDHVSEKKVFEESVEYNVFSPQLGSIPLDHTFGQLLNLCNSIIGHAGYEFKNNQLTFSNILNESKYARDLYQVENPKRIDYDNLSCEKCNATTNLWLNLSDGYVGCGRKNYNSGGCQDGTEGAAILHYHETGSKYHLAVKIGTVTPNSADVYSYSPDEDNLVIDPLLEEHLKHFGINIHDLRRTEKTLLELELEDNKNYNWLSDASGASLIHLQPKLIGILNLGNNCYLNSVLQMLNNVKELNDFFLQYYQTNLQNKFENVNLFLLQYAKICTCINTDVFIHKCNQILDQYKNLLSESHETDDSLTQVLTHDCFYINPNLFKFTLGLNNSVFNNNEQQDAEEFLSFFINYLFDNIKDLKSLFQLQMNQIIICEELKLVNVNHVETHILPFELMDIINSKINSLNSNSTDIDDINDINDIEIDITDCVLGWYGSVLVDYISSGKVYKANLYNNLTNAPSYLFVKLNRFYMDKVPKKLLNKVTITGEKLELNLNHLNLKEFQDYTQPPLERNSGFYEVDESFLNQLLLMGFNEFDIRRSHFVNKSTDVDVCVNWILGNMTDPDTISSSLSKLRQLGHTDDHLNMKLLGFYGNSDKVVSYYEQLKTEQLSDNVRETVVYDLIGFITHIGSNVNSGHYICHLKKDNEWYAFNDTRITKSTNPPIHHGYIYLFQKS; encoded by the exons aTGTCGGAGAGATCGATTGAGTTTGATGGGTTGTGTAGTGACTTGGGTTTATTAATTCCTGATTCTAGCACTGTTGTACACAAATCCGAATGCCTTTACAG tattGACACTGAGTATTCCTTGGGAGGAATTTACGTGAATTTGTTAACGTATCAATCTTTTGGTAAAGACTTGCTCAAATTCGATCCCATTTACCCCAACGCCATCTACCTCAACATTGTCAAACGCCTTATCCCATGCCAACAAGAACCCGACCTTAACGAATTCAACACTACCGACCA CGTAAGTGAGAAGAAAGTGTTTGAGGAAAGTGTTGAGTATAATGTTTTTTCACCTCAGCTGGGCTCAATTCCCCTAGATCACACTTTCGGACAACTTCTCAAC CTGTGTAATTCGATAATTGGACACGCCGGATAcgaatttaaaaataaccaaCTCACATTCTCCAACATACTCAAC GAGTCGAAGTATGCGCGGGATTTGTATCAGGTTGAGAATCCGAAGCGGATTGACTATGACAATTTATCCTGTGAAAAATGCAATGCCACTACTAACCTCTGGCTCAATCTTTCCGATGG ATATGTTGGTTGTGGTCGGAAGAACTATAACAGTGGCGGGTGTCAGGACGGCACTGAGGGTGCTGCAATTCTACACTACCAC GAGACGGGATCTAAGTATCATTTAGCCGTTAAAATCGGTACCGTCACGCCAAACTCAGCCGACGTCTACAGTTACTCCCCT gACGAGGATAATCTGGTGATTGATCCTCTCCTGGAGGAACATCTGAAACACTTCGGAATCAACATCCA tGATTTGCGAAGGACTGAGAAGACGTTGTTGGAGCTTGAGCTTGAGGATAATAAAAACTACAACTGGCTCTCAGACGCCAGTGGAGCTTCACTCATACATCTACAGCCCAA gtTGATTGGGATACTGAACCTGGGTAACAACTGTTACCTCAACAGTGTGTTACAAATGCTAAACAACGTTAAGGAACTAAACGACTTTTTCCTTCAATACTATCAAACCAACCTGcaaaat aaatttgAGAATGTGAATTTGTTCCTCCTGCAATACGCTAAAATCTGTACATGCATTAACACCGACGTTTTCATACACAAATGCAACCAAATTCTCGATCAGTacaaaaatttattgaGTGAATCTCACGAAACTGATGACAGTTTGACCCAAGTGCTAA CGCATGACTGCTTTTACATTAACCCAAACCTCTTCAAATTCACTCTAG GACTGAACAACAGTGTGTTTAATAACAATGAGCAGCAGGATGCTGAGGAGTTTTTGAgctttttcattaattacCTTTTCGACAACATTAAAGATCTTAAATCACTTTTCCAGCTCCAA ATGAAccaaataataatttgtgaAGAGCTGAAGTTAGTTAATGTAAATCACGTGGAGACGcatattttaccctttgAACTCATGGACATTATTAACTCAAAAATTAACTCCCTGAATTCTAATTCCACCGACATAGATGACataaatgatataaatGACATAGAAATTGATATCACC GACTGTGTGTTGGGTTGGTATGGTAGTGTGTTGGTGGATTATATAAGTAGTGGCAAGGTGTACAAGGCGAACTTGTATAATAACTTGACAAACGCGCCAAGTTACTTATTTGTCAAGTTGAACCGCTTCTACATGGACAAAGTGCCCAAAAAGTTACTCAACAAAGTGACGATAACCGGGGAGAAATTAGAACTAAACCTGAATCACCTGAACTTGAAGGAATTCCAAGACTACACACAGCCACCTCTCGAACGCAATTCAGGATTTTATGAAGTCGACGAATCGTTCCTCAACCAACTACTACTCATGGGATTCAACGAATTCGATATCAG GAGATCCCACTTTGTGAATAAGTCTACTGATGTCGATGTGTGTGTCAATTGGATCCTCGGTAACATGACAGACCCTGATACCATTAGCAGTAGCCTGAGTAAACTCCGTCAACTTGGCCATACGGATGACCATTTA AACATGAAATTACTTGGATTCTACGGTAACTCGGATAAAGTTGTGAGTTACTATGAACAGCTTAAAACTGAGCAGCTAAGTGATAATGTGAGGGAGACTGTAGTGTATGATCTGATTGGGTTTATAACGCATATCGGGAGTAATGTGAATTCAGGGCATTATATATGTCACTTGAAGAAGGATAACGAGTGGTACGCATTCAATGACACCAGAATTACCAAGTCCACTAATCCACCCATTCACCACGGATACATTTATCTCTTTCAGAAGtcttaa
- a CDS encoding Ubiquitin family protein, which translates to MYKILINFNSLLIFYYVLMFNVSSISTHRSNNKLHFRRDSPKYLMINEKSLSGITSLNRVELKIKTFWGKESQFNSEIPVTVSLNDTFLNVKKLISSKTGIPVELQSLYLPLRNTPDSEHNSIILSKCVRLSDADSVMSCLRSCRIGSRALELELLLDLPAPAFKSSTPNPNRIGDYLTAVVRYNNLLTAGTVTHGNCADNINSFIKHAEVYNTKLGPTDSTNGTEGTGGTEDRGGTKGIKDEYVDKRVYVRICKDYPRSSNVLSERVGNLMKKYLPIDLGNTLKLSAFCLLLKLNSNFSKTALDLIGLVPLVSVFVQTRPGILCYKTLFHLIAQQYIPKLVYNILPAHLAEKVRVS; encoded by the exons atgtacaaaatattgataaattttaatagtttattaattttttattatgtattaatgtttaatgtGTCGTCCATATCAACCCATCGcagtaataataaattacatttcAGGCGAGATTCTCCGAAATATCTAATgattaatgaaaaatcCTTGAGTGGGATAACAAGTTTAAACCGTGTGGAGTTGAAGATTAAAACTTTTTGGGGCAAGGAATCTCAGTTTAATTCTGAGATTCCAGTCACCGTAAGCCTCAACGACACTTTCCTCAACGTTAAAAAACTAATCTCCAGCAAGACTGGAATCCCCGTAGAACTGCAGAGTCTCTACCTACCACTGCGTAACACACCTGACTCAGAACATAACTCCATTATCTTGAGTAAATGTGTGAGATTAAGTGATGCGGACAGTGTAATGAGTTGTTTGCGTAGTTGTAGGATAGGTTCCAGGGCGTTGGAGCTTGAGCTCTTGCTGGATTTACCAGCGCCGGCCTTTAAATCCTCAACGCCAAACCCGAACCGAATCGGCGATTACCTCACAGCCGTAGTCAGGTACAACAATTTACTCACTGCGGGCACTGTTACACACGGAAATTGCGCAGATAATATCAACTCATTCATCAAACACGCCGAAGTTTACAATACCAAACTTGGGCCAACTGATAGTACAAATGGTACAGAGGGTACAGGGGGTACAGAGGATAGAGGGGGTACAAAGGGTATAAAGGATGAGTACGTGGATAAAAGAGTTTATGTGAGGATATGTAAGGATTATCCGAGGAGTTCGAATGTGTTGAGTGAGCGTGTGGGTAATTTGATGAAAAAGTATTTGCCGATAGATTTGGGAAATACTTTAAAACTCTCAGCCTTTTGtttacttttaaaattgaatagtaattttagtaaaacAGCTTTGGATCTCATCGGACTGGTGCCACTAGTGTCAGTGTTCGTCCAGACGAGGCCGGGGATTTTATGCTACAAAACACTTTTCCACCTCATCGCACAACAGTACATTCCCAAAC ttgtgtataatatattaccGGCGCACTTGGCTGAGAAGGTGCGTGTAAGCTAA
- a CDS encoding putative integral membrane protein, translating into MLYSLVKYYPYCFIPIGIMRNGILGLVFWVLEVRLIYCRDTHLHKICVHLFHQDSSLNQLLCQEIGLSPCVSAEVCRINPRIILDAYDKEKCLLTLFSFFSTFTCNDNKVKEYIYNTENGTTVYVDKEITNLLWKSCSRRSRLRLSYLFQDGPKQFCKSLTLGNSKVKIRQAINLPGLSKILPINLEQLAEINWLMGSPISWDLLRVKISGVLIILFIIFLSVSTLFIRQGRSKNKLTEPDETEVENLIELNINSHYQ; encoded by the exons ATGTTATACTCacttgtaaaatattatccCTATTGTTTTATCCCTATTGGTATTATGCGTAATGGTATCTTGGGTTTGGTATTTTGGGTGTTGGAGGTTCGGTTAATTTACTGTCGTGacacacacttacacaAGATTTGTGTTCATCTTTTTCATCAAGATTCCTCACTCAATCAACTCCTATGCCAA GAGATAGGATTGAGTCCTTGTGTGTCTGCTGAGGTGTGTAGGATCAATCCTAGGATCATCTTGGACGCCTATGATAAGGAAAAATGCCTCCTCACTCTCTTCTCGTTCTTCTCCACTTTTACAT GTAATGATAATAAGGTGAAGgagtatatatataataccgAGAATGGCACTACCGTATACGTCGATAAAGAAATCACTAATCTTCTCTGGAAAT CCTGTTCGAGGCGATCACGGTTAAGATTATCATACCTATTTCAAGACGGGCCTAAACA ATTTTGCAAGAGTTTAACACTTGGGAATAGCAAAGTCAAAATCAGACAAGCCATTAACCTACCAGGACTCTCCAAAATACTACCAATCAATCTAGAAC AGCTGGCTGAGATCAATTGGTTAATGGGAAGTCCA atAAGTTGGGATTTGCTAAGGGTTAAAATTTCAG GAGTgttgataattttgttcataatatttttatccgTGTCAACCCTTTTCATACGTCAAG gaaggagtaaaaataaattaacagaACCTGAc GAAACAGAAGTTGAAAATCTCATCGAACTTAACATTAATTCTCATTACCAATGA
- the eif3g-a gene encoding Eukaryotic translation initiation factor 3 subunit G-A produces MMKIPENDLSSETKWADIEADDDYDNENLNVQHLKEFEIATDSQGIKSLVSYSRNSRGHSVKITKRVKEIRVSKRIHKSVFERKNLVPFNLTDENDTGSSFVSNEEIIIELSRNERRLNQDDDSDLIYSPVDANFLKLSRDLKLKFKSLKEEDNVPEEVEEEAPAKYVPPSRKEGGERRSFDDNTIRITNLSEDIREKDLTELFGRVGRIHRAYLAKYKETQNPKGFAFVTYVNKEDAREAINKFNRWGYNNLLLNVEWARPSKDK; encoded by the exons atgatGAAGATTCCCGAGA atgaCTTGAGCAGTGAGACGAAGTGGGCCGACATTGAAGCCGACGACGACTACGATAATGAGAATTTAAACGTCCAACACCTCAAAGAATTTGAAATCGCCACAGACTCACAAGGCATTAAATCACTCGTCTCCTACTCACGAAACAGCCGCGGACACTCCGTTAAA ATAACGAAGCGTGTGAAGGAGATAAGGGTGAGTAAGAGGATTCACAAATCGGTGTTTGAGCGGAAGAATTTAGTGCCGTTTAACCTGACTGACGAGAACGACACCGGCTCCAGCTTCGTCTCCAACGAAGAAATCATCATCGAACTCTCACGCAATGAACGCAGACTCAATCAAGACGATGACTCAGATCTTATCTACTCA CCTGTGGACGCGAATTTTTTGAAGTTGTCGAGGGACTTGAAGTTAAAGTTTAAGAGCCTGAAAGAGGAGGATAACGTG ccTGAGGAAGTTGAAGAGGAAGCACCCGCCAAATACGTCCCTCCATCACGCAAAGAAGGAGGAGAACGAAGATCTTTC GATGACAACACGATACGTATAACGAATTTGAGTGAGGACATAAGAGAGAAGGATTTAACGGAGCTATTCGGCAGAGTCGGACGCATTCACAGAGCCTATCTCGCCAAATACAA GGAGACACAGAACCCGAAGGGTTTTGCGTTTGTGACGTATGTGAATAAGGAGGATGCGAGGGAAGCGATTAACAAGTTTAACCGCTGGGGATACAACAACCTTTTACTCAAc GTTGAGTGGGCTAGACCGTCCAAAGACAAgtga
- the Exosc1 gene encoding Exosome component EXOSC1/CSL4 family protein: MSVVLPGMLLGTVSDYVPLRNVYVKDSIIYSSVLGSQHISPNNEISVESGCVRVPYVGAVVVAQISRVHINKADCHIIAVNGRTLKDQYKASLTSNNVLESKSIEILMYEWFRPGDFIKAKVIYAGDGKVFTLSTAGIGLGVVKTTSSNGEEMVPISWKYFMSKKSGALEKRKVAKSI, translated from the exons atgaGTGTGGTATTGCCTGGGATGTTGCTTGGTACGGTGAGTGACTATGTGCCGTTACGCAACGTTTACGTCAAGGATTCCATCATCTACTCATCAGTCCTCGGATCACAACACATCTCACCAAACAAC GAGATAAGTGTGGAATCTGGGTGTGTGAGGGTTCCGTATGTTGGCGCGGTGGTAGTGGCTCAGATATCAAGAGTACATATAAACAAGGCGGACTGTCACATCATCGCAGTCAACGGCAGAACCCTCAAGGACCAATACAAAGCCTCTCTCAC GAGTAACAATGTGTTGGAATCGAAGAGCATAGAGATTTTAATGTATGAATGGTTCCGACCCGGTGATTTCATCAAGGCCAAAGTG ATTTATGCTGGAGATGGTAAGGTGTTTACGCTTTCTACTGCGGGGATTGGTCTTGGTGTTGTTAAAACCACTTCATCAAACG GGGAGGAGATGGTCCCGATTTCCTGGAAGTATTTCATGTCAAAGAAGTCCGGCGCACTAGAGAAAAG GAAAGTCGCGAAATCCATTTAA
- the esf-2 gene encoding Pre-rRNA-processing protein esf-2 has product MELVREFGNSENNSISDPEHSDHLEPSDSTPNNHLSNNLSNNIKMNLSNNLPNGIKMNLGNNVKTNLGDESDFDQSGIVYISRIPPFMGLSKLRSYFSNFGAVGKIYCHPESITEYNKRIKSGGNRRLKFTHGWVQFTDKKVAKQVAKMLNNKPVEDKRHSFWREDLWNIKYLPKFKWRHLVEYWSNTKRERKEKLHSVLAKERKRNLHYLEQLEQEKVEQHIEQKKGKNELIKGKNEVKKGEIDPKKGEIEVIKGKKEVKKDKISVKKAVKSSGKDVKKDKISVKKGKIGVKKTVKSPGKGVKSVKKGKREVPMELLESIVL; this is encoded by the coding sequence aTGGAATTGGTGAGGGAATTTGGaaattctgaaaataattcaatTTCTGATCCAGAACACTCGGATCACCTGGAACCTTCAGATTCCACTCCAAACAACCATTTATCAAacaatttatcaaataacataaaaatgaatttatcgaataatttaccaaatggaataaaaatgaatttagggaataatgtaaaaacaaatttagGGGATGAATCTGATTTTGATCAGAGTGGGATAGTGTATATATCTCGAATTCCTCCGTTTATGGGTTTATCGAAGTTACGTTcgtatttttcaaattttggCGCTGTAGGGAAGATTTACTGTCATCCGGAGTCGATTACTGAGTATAACAAGAGAATTAAATCTGGAGGTAACAGGCGCCTTAAATTTACCCACGGCTGGGTCCAGTTCACAGATAAAAAAGTGGCCAAACAAGTGGccaaaatgttaaataacaAGCCTGTGGAGGATAAGAGGCACAGCTTCTGGCGCGAGGACCTGTGGAACATAAAGTACTTACCCAAGTTTAAATGGAGACACTTGGTCGAATACTGGTCAAATACCAAACGGGAACGTAAAGAGAAGCTACACTCCGTCCTGGCCAAGGAAAGGAAACGCAATCTTCACTATCTCGAACAACTCGAACAAGAAAAAGTCGAACAACACATTGAACAGaaaaagggtaaaaatgaacttattaagggtaaaaatgaagttaaAAAGGGTGAAATTGACCCTAAAAAGGGTGAAATTGAAGTtattaagggtaaaaaagAGGTaaaaaaagataaaattagCGTTAAAAAAGCCGTAAAAAGCTCTGGAAAAGATGTaaaaaaagataaaattagCGTtaaaaagggtaaaattgGCGTTAAAAAAACTGTAAAAAGCCCTGGAAAAGGGgtaaaaagtgtaaaaaaggGGAAGCGGGAAGTACCTATGGAACTCTTAGAATCAATTGtactttaa